A portion of the Sulfuricurvum kujiense DSM 16994 genome contains these proteins:
- a CDS encoding DsrE family protein, protein MRFVLFVLVLTATFAFADTKKFMIDLKTGDIESFNNQLLVGVPGTIDYFTAQGDKVEVAVVIHGESYKFFVENLDNTQYGMDKALAERQDAIRKRLVEIEKKYHIRMEICMNGMHRKGILSEDLYPFVTPIKSAMVGLVKWQNAGYAYVPVH, encoded by the coding sequence ATGCGATTCGTTTTATTTGTCTTAGTATTGACGGCTACGTTTGCTTTCGCCGATACGAAAAAATTTATGATCGATTTGAAAACGGGTGATATTGAGTCGTTTAACAATCAATTACTTGTAGGCGTCCCCGGAACGATCGATTATTTTACGGCTCAGGGAGACAAGGTCGAAGTCGCTGTAGTAATACACGGCGAATCTTATAAGTTTTTTGTGGAAAACCTCGACAATACCCAGTACGGGATGGATAAAGCGCTTGCCGAACGCCAAGACGCTATCCGAAAACGGCTCGTAGAGATCGAAAAGAAATATCATATTCGTATGGAAATTTGTATGAACGGGATGCATAGAAAAGGGATATTAAGTGAAGACTTGTACCCTTTTGTCACACCGATCAAGTCGGCGATGGTCGGACTCGTCAAATGGCAGAACGCCGGATACGCGTATGTTCCGGTTCATTAA
- a CDS encoding diguanylate cyclase encodes MQAQELKASFTKRYVIAISLIALLSTGAFYFLHLGLKTSASTALIVNMSGKQRMLSQRVASLSQQYYFYSNSNNAHLEAVRADLLLAIEEMARANAALSSGRLKEGVEVKLSPEILEIYYGEIALKKRVEQYLERAKSLSQTPSQNESAELLREIVHISNTLLQDLNTAVFQYQIEGEKNIAEVKQLETLVWIVTLITLLLEVIFIFQPMAHKIQELFQEVLWNQENLEQQISIRTMSLEHANTKLLQMASHDPLTGLKNRLNMERDLEELITQFDKHHLPYAVLMLDIDWFKKINDSYGHDAGDFVLCEISKIMLENVRVQDSVYRAGGEEFVIIFNRITREQAIEKAEEIRINIQKHQFVFDNQVLQCTVSGGIYHPDIRKSSTVQGVLKLADNALYEAKHSGRNNIVEAKHEKFNHID; translated from the coding sequence ATGCAGGCGCAAGAACTTAAAGCGAGTTTCACCAAACGTTATGTTATTGCGATCTCTCTCATCGCACTTCTATCAACGGGTGCGTTTTATTTTCTCCATTTAGGGCTGAAAACCAGTGCTTCGACGGCATTGATCGTCAATATGTCGGGGAAGCAAAGGATGTTGTCTCAGCGGGTCGCCTCTCTCTCCCAGCAATATTATTTTTACAGCAATAGCAATAACGCTCATTTAGAAGCTGTTCGGGCCGATTTACTTCTGGCTATTGAAGAGATGGCTCGTGCCAATGCCGCCCTCTCTTCGGGCAGACTCAAAGAGGGAGTGGAAGTTAAGCTTAGTCCGGAAATACTTGAAATTTATTACGGTGAAATCGCTCTTAAAAAGCGGGTAGAGCAGTATTTGGAACGTGCGAAAAGTTTGAGCCAGACACCGTCACAGAATGAGTCTGCGGAACTGTTGCGCGAGATCGTTCATATCTCCAATACCTTGCTTCAAGATTTGAACACTGCTGTTTTTCAGTATCAAATAGAGGGTGAGAAGAATATCGCCGAGGTCAAACAGCTTGAAACGCTTGTCTGGATAGTCACTCTCATCACCCTTCTTTTGGAAGTGATTTTTATATTTCAGCCGATGGCGCACAAAATTCAGGAATTATTTCAAGAGGTATTGTGGAATCAGGAAAATCTCGAACAGCAAATTTCGATCAGAACCATGAGCTTGGAACATGCCAATACCAAACTGCTTCAAATGGCATCTCACGATCCTCTTACCGGACTCAAAAACCGTCTGAATATGGAACGGGATCTTGAAGAGTTGATTACGCAATTTGACAAGCATCATCTCCCATATGCCGTATTGATGCTCGACATCGACTGGTTCAAAAAGATCAATGACAGTTACGGTCATGATGCGGGAGATTTTGTACTGTGCGAAATCTCAAAGATTATGCTGGAGAACGTACGGGTTCAAGACAGTGTCTATCGTGCGGGGGGCGAAGAGTTTGTGATCATTTTTAACCGTATTACCCGGGAACAGGCGATCGAAAAAGCGGAAGAGATTCGGATAAATATTCAAAAACATCAGTTTGTATTTGACAATCAAGTATTGCAATGCACCGTAAGCGGAGGGATTTATCATCCTGATATCCGGAAATCATCAACCGTGCAAGGAGTCCTCAAGCTTGCGGACAACGCCCTTTATGAGGCTAAACATTCAGGACGTAATAATATTGTCGAAGCGAAGCATGAAAAATTTAATCATATAGATTGA
- a CDS encoding YcgN family cysteine cluster protein yields MKNTETAPFWETKTLEELTDQEWEALCDGCGLCCLNRLQDADDDEAPIYLTRVACHCYDLQAQRCSDYANRHERVEGCMRLTVERVAEYEWLPETCAYRLRFAQKPLPSWHPLITKDPNSVREHGMYALSPVLDNEDIELEDYIIEE; encoded by the coding sequence ATGAAAAATACTGAAACCGCCCCATTCTGGGAAACAAAAACACTCGAAGAATTAACCGATCAGGAGTGGGAAGCATTATGCGACGGATGCGGATTGTGCTGTCTTAACCGGCTTCAGGATGCGGACGATGACGAAGCCCCTATCTATCTGACCCGTGTCGCATGCCATTGTTATGACCTGCAAGCACAGCGGTGCAGCGATTATGCAAACCGTCATGAGAGAGTGGAGGGATGCATGAGGCTTACAGTTGAGCGGGTCGCCGAATACGAATGGCTTCCGGAAACCTGTGCGTACCGTCTGCGTTTTGCACAAAAACCTCTCCCCTCATGGCATCCTCTGATAACAAAAGACCCAAACTCTGTTCGTGAACACGGGATGTATGCGCTGAGCCCCGTACTGGATAATGAAGATATTGAATTAGAAGATTATATTATCGAAGAATAG
- a CDS encoding DUF3108 domain-containing protein, translating to MKKIVLLLLLVSQIAGAQVLSAAYEVSYGIFKKLGTATARFETKEDQTYSIKIEARTEGLANLLTNNRIETYESYGVIVNGHLLPQKYIKIRQTNASKKIKIYTFDHPNKTVWRESIDSDEWDKVKNDFYASDDILSLFFNVRNHMKNQEDRPFYVVGANKKDGRIDVNFPKNDSLSEMKKKLKTERGSFLKVILNDRIFSSANGELLINLGSDGLCDKAILEDVLFFGDVVGLRVR from the coding sequence ATGAAAAAAATCGTGTTGCTTCTGTTGCTCGTTTCTCAGATCGCCGGTGCGCAGGTACTCAGTGCCGCCTATGAAGTCTCATACGGAATATTTAAAAAACTCGGCACGGCTACAGCACGATTCGAGACCAAAGAGGATCAAACCTACAGTATAAAAATCGAAGCCAGAACCGAAGGGTTGGCAAACCTCCTCACTAATAACCGTATCGAGACGTATGAAAGCTACGGCGTGATTGTTAACGGGCATCTGCTCCCCCAAAAATACATTAAAATCCGACAAACCAATGCGAGTAAAAAAATAAAAATATATACGTTTGACCATCCGAATAAAACGGTTTGGAGAGAGAGTATCGACAGCGATGAATGGGACAAGGTCAAAAATGACTTTTATGCTTCCGACGATATTCTCAGCCTCTTTTTTAATGTCAGAAACCATATGAAAAATCAGGAAGATCGCCCTTTTTATGTCGTGGGTGCCAATAAAAAAGACGGCCGCATCGATGTCAATTTTCCGAAAAACGACTCATTGTCCGAGATGAAAAAGAAACTGAAGACGGAGAGAGGAAGTTTTTTGAAAGTGATTTTGAATGACCGTATTTTTAGCAGCGCCAACGGCGAGCTTTTGATTAACCTCGGAAGCGACGGCCTCTGCGACAAGGCTATTTTGGAAGATGTACTGTTTTTCGGCGATGTTGTAGGATTGCGTGTTCGCTAA
- a CDS encoding rhodanese-like domain-containing protein, protein MNKKQFLNVAYWILIAAMGLYFAYSKGWILTDFKSISSQEADSLIKSDKKITLLDVRTPEEFAQEHIEGATLIPLQTLENNLDLISNAKNQKLIVYCHSGNRSVAASRILAKNGFKPLNMQGGITAWKSAGLRVVQ, encoded by the coding sequence ATGAATAAAAAACAATTTCTAAACGTTGCCTATTGGATTTTAATTGCGGCAATGGGTCTTTATTTCGCCTATTCGAAAGGGTGGATTCTTACCGATTTCAAATCGATCTCCTCTCAAGAGGCCGACTCGCTCATCAAAAGCGATAAAAAAATCACCCTATTGGATGTCCGTACACCCGAGGAGTTTGCGCAAGAGCATATCGAAGGTGCAACGCTCATTCCGCTGCAGACGTTGGAAAATAATCTCGATTTAATTTCTAATGCCAAAAATCAAAAACTCATCGTCTATTGCCACAGCGGCAACCGAAGCGTTGCCGCTTCGCGTATATTGGCCAAAAACGGCTTCAAACCGCTGAATATGCAAGGGGGAATTACGGCCTGGAAAAGCGCAGGACTTCGTGTAGTGCAATAA
- a CDS encoding diguanylate cyclase domain-containing protein: protein MNRLTSLLFLLLVFTSASAKEAIHFGVFAYMGVEKTREKYQPLVDYLNTKLDNRVVLDILTQEAMDQKIAKGELDIATTNPTHFLVVRNEYPLSGVLATLISVSEDGKPTSKLGGVIFVRPESSIYTLEDIKGKTVETPSLKHMGGFRSQAYELYKNGIDILNESKKIIENHGSHQEVVHDVLMRKADVGFIRDGILEEMIAHGEIRTGDVRVIQEKDRSEYPYRVSTQLYPEWPVFALPHTKESDTKAFVAALFSLQPTEKGMRESGIYGYTLPADYLSVEELARHLRLPPFDHAPDITLLDIWKRYKIELIVSVAALLLVLIYYTREQRRKKLFESLLSNIGDGVYGVNHEGKCTWINAQALKMIGYSEKEVLDKDQHALFHHHKMTHEVYDESECPIYRTLNDRITRTSEEYLIRRDGSFFPVSLTVASAEDGAIVVFRDITEEKTIQETLQNSELSLKKAQAIAHMGSWEFDIITNKLIWSDEIYHIFEIDPLQFRASYEAFVHAIHPEDRENVNRVYLYSLQNRQKYTITHRLLMEDGRIKWVREVGDTEYDKEGNAILSRGTVQDITEQVLINQELLETKSKLETANAALKLKNNQLKELAMIDGLTQIANRRFFDQMYEKSYKEVLRDHKTLAILMIDVDHFKRYNDNYGHAKGDACLIAIAKVLKKSLKRPSDVIARYGGEEFVVLLKSIDFEGAKQVSLSLVKAVEGLKISHEYSSAADHITISIGMAFKEAEEEITKESLLKKADDALYEAKAGGRNRVSVI, encoded by the coding sequence ATGAACCGGTTGACATCCCTTTTATTTCTCCTTTTAGTTTTTACTTCCGCTTCTGCCAAAGAGGCAATTCACTTTGGTGTCTTCGCCTATATGGGGGTTGAAAAAACCCGAGAGAAATATCAGCCTCTTGTCGATTATCTGAATACCAAATTGGATAATCGGGTAGTATTGGATATTTTGACCCAAGAAGCGATGGATCAGAAAATTGCCAAAGGGGAGTTGGATATTGCTACCACCAACCCCACCCATTTTCTTGTCGTACGGAACGAATATCCCCTTAGCGGAGTTCTTGCGACACTTATCAGCGTCAGTGAAGATGGGAAACCAACCAGCAAACTCGGCGGCGTTATTTTCGTCCGCCCCGAAAGCTCCATCTATACACTCGAGGATATCAAAGGCAAAACGGTAGAAACCCCGAGTTTAAAGCATATGGGGGGATTTCGTTCGCAAGCGTATGAACTGTATAAAAACGGTATCGATATTTTAAATGAGAGCAAAAAGATTATTGAAAACCACGGTTCTCATCAAGAGGTAGTGCATGATGTGCTAATGCGAAAAGCCGACGTCGGATTTATCCGTGATGGCATCTTGGAAGAGATGATTGCGCACGGTGAGATACGGACGGGCGATGTTCGAGTGATTCAGGAGAAGGATAGATCAGAGTACCCCTACCGAGTCTCGACCCAGCTTTATCCCGAATGGCCTGTTTTTGCTCTTCCTCATACCAAAGAATCGGATACAAAAGCCTTTGTAGCGGCTCTGTTTTCGCTCCAACCGACTGAGAAAGGGATGCGGGAATCGGGGATTTATGGCTATACTCTCCCTGCCGATTACCTGAGCGTAGAAGAGCTTGCCCGCCATTTGCGTCTCCCTCCGTTTGATCATGCACCCGATATTACCTTGTTAGATATCTGGAAACGTTACAAAATAGAGCTGATTGTTTCGGTGGCGGCATTATTGCTTGTTTTGATCTACTATACGCGTGAGCAGAGGAGAAAAAAACTGTTCGAATCACTCCTCTCTAACATCGGAGATGGCGTATACGGTGTGAATCATGAGGGAAAATGCACATGGATCAATGCTCAGGCACTCAAAATGATAGGATACAGTGAAAAAGAGGTTTTGGACAAAGATCAACACGCCCTTTTCCATCATCATAAAATGACACATGAAGTGTATGATGAATCCGAATGCCCTATTTATCGTACGTTGAATGATCGAATAACTCGTACTTCTGAAGAGTATTTAATACGCCGTGACGGTTCTTTTTTTCCCGTTAGCCTGACCGTAGCTTCGGCGGAGGATGGGGCGATCGTTGTTTTCCGGGATATTACGGAAGAAAAAACGATTCAAGAGACTCTTCAAAACAGTGAATTAAGTCTTAAAAAAGCTCAGGCAATAGCCCATATGGGGAGTTGGGAGTTTGATATCATCACCAATAAACTGATTTGGTCGGATGAAATCTATCATATTTTTGAGATTGATCCGCTGCAATTTCGTGCTTCGTATGAGGCTTTTGTCCATGCTATCCACCCCGAGGATCGGGAAAATGTTAACCGTGTCTATCTGTACTCGCTCCAAAATCGGCAAAAATATACGATTACCCACCGCCTTTTAATGGAGGACGGACGGATTAAATGGGTTCGGGAAGTTGGGGACACTGAATATGACAAAGAGGGAAATGCGATACTTTCTCGGGGAACGGTGCAGGATATCACCGAACAGGTACTCATCAATCAAGAACTCCTTGAGACAAAATCAAAACTTGAAACCGCAAATGCCGCTTTAAAACTCAAAAACAATCAGCTTAAAGAGCTGGCGATGATAGACGGGCTGACCCAGATTGCCAATCGCCGTTTTTTCGACCAAATGTATGAGAAGAGCTACAAAGAGGTTTTACGTGATCACAAAACGTTGGCGATCCTCATGATAGACGTCGATCATTTTAAACGCTATAACGATAATTACGGGCATGCAAAAGGGGATGCATGTCTGATTGCAATCGCTAAAGTGCTCAAAAAATCTCTTAAACGTCCGAGTGACGTTATTGCCCGCTACGGAGGCGAAGAATTTGTCGTGTTACTCAAAAGTATCGATTTTGAAGGGGCAAAACAGGTCTCATTGAGTTTAGTCAAAGCGGTCGAAGGATTGAAGATAAGTCACGAGTATTCTTCAGCAGCCGATCATATCACCATCAGTATCGGAATGGCATTTAAAGAAGCGGAAGAGGAAATAACGAAAGAATCGCTTCTAAAAAAGGCGGATGATGCCCTCTATGAAGCAAAAGCAGGCGGAAGAAACAGGGTCAGTGTGATTTAA
- a CDS encoding TerB family tellurite resistance protein, translating to MTQIFLLAFVIVLFFWLSKSYSSHQHTYSRKQFAGFKLNKDALAHSELGLFVALVAKVAKADGRVDELEAELISNMFNDISALFPDPEATKKLLKEIFDEEKNAPHNLDLVAQALYKALENDEHKRQRMMEFLVNLSYIDGTLSHSEETMLHQIAAHLHFSTQMLNSMLEQFAAYHRHSVKESSISHAYTLLGLGSDATNDEVKKAYRALVREHHPDIIKAQGASDEYLKAATEKVQEINAAYEMIKKSRGM from the coding sequence ATGACGCAAATTTTTCTCTTAGCCTTTGTCATCGTCCTCTTTTTCTGGCTTTCTAAAAGCTATTCCTCCCATCAGCACACCTATTCACGCAAACAGTTTGCGGGATTTAAACTGAACAAAGATGCACTTGCACACAGTGAGCTGGGGCTCTTTGTCGCCCTTGTCGCCAAAGTAGCCAAAGCCGACGGGCGGGTCGATGAGCTCGAAGCGGAACTCATTAGCAATATGTTCAACGACATCAGCGCCCTCTTCCCCGATCCAGAAGCGACCAAAAAACTTCTTAAAGAGATTTTTGACGAAGAAAAAAATGCACCGCATAATCTCGATCTAGTGGCACAAGCTCTCTACAAAGCGCTGGAAAACGACGAACATAAACGCCAACGGATGATGGAGTTTCTCGTCAACCTCTCCTACATCGACGGAACGCTCAGCCATTCCGAAGAGACGATGCTTCATCAAATCGCCGCCCATTTGCATTTCAGCACGCAGATGCTTAATTCGATGCTGGAGCAATTCGCGGCCTACCATCGCCACAGCGTCAAAGAGAGCTCAATCTCTCATGCCTATACCTTACTCGGACTCGGCAGTGATGCAACCAATGACGAAGTCAAAAAAGCGTACCGTGCCCTCGTTCGCGAACATCATCCCGATATCATCAAAGCCCAGGGGGCATCGGATGAATATCTCAAAGCCGCTACCGAAAAAGTGCAGGAGATCAATGCCGCCTATGAGATGATAAAAAAATCGCGCGGAATGTAA
- a CDS encoding diguanylate cyclase has product MTEKKIIERILLVDDSKTLAKLISLKVKSELNVEIDVAYSLSEAELFTKKYSYTLAILDLNLPDAPGGEIVDAMLKKNIPSIVLTGSVDKEFRKVMLKKDIIDYVHKGGLHDIDYVIDMIKRLLKNRHHKVMVVDDSSVFRNQMKKMVENLFFQVFALAHGEEALLILEQNPDIKIIITDYNMPVMDGLELTKAVRQKYTKNQLSIFVLSSTDDSDVSAMFLKRGANDFINKPFSKEEFSCRLNNAIEALENIDTITHYSSRDFLTGLYNRRHFFSVMETYFVDAVNRDEEFVLALIDIDNFKVINDTYGHDIGDEVIIHVAEIIRSNVQYQDVLSRFVGAEFCLVLKNTTREKALEILERIRQRVSLTPYTIEPDQEIFTTVSIGAALEHDNSINETINEADSQLLHAKHNGKNSICAK; this is encoded by the coding sequence ATGACAGAAAAAAAAATAATCGAACGAATTTTATTGGTTGATGATAGTAAAACATTAGCAAAATTGATCAGTTTAAAAGTCAAAAGTGAGTTAAATGTAGAGATTGACGTTGCCTATTCGCTCTCAGAAGCGGAGCTTTTTACCAAAAAATACAGCTATACACTGGCTATTTTGGACCTTAATCTCCCGGATGCCCCCGGCGGCGAGATAGTCGATGCTATGCTCAAAAAAAATATCCCCTCAATTGTTTTGACGGGAAGCGTCGATAAAGAGTTTCGCAAAGTGATGCTGAAAAAAGACATCATCGATTATGTTCACAAGGGGGGGCTGCATGATATCGATTATGTAATCGATATGATTAAAAGGCTTCTTAAAAACCGCCATCATAAAGTGATGGTTGTGGATGATTCATCGGTGTTCCGCAATCAGATGAAAAAGATGGTGGAAAATCTTTTTTTCCAAGTATTCGCACTGGCGCACGGTGAAGAAGCACTGCTGATTTTAGAACAGAACCCGGATATAAAAATTATTATCACCGATTACAATATGCCGGTGATGGACGGACTGGAACTGACCAAAGCGGTTCGCCAGAAATACACTAAAAACCAGCTCTCGATTTTTGTCCTCTCTTCGACGGATGATTCGGATGTTTCGGCGATGTTTCTTAAGCGGGGAGCGAATGATTTTATCAACAAGCCGTTTAGCAAGGAAGAGTTTTCATGCCGCTTGAACAATGCGATTGAGGCACTCGAAAATATCGATACGATCACCCACTATTCCAGCCGTGATTTCTTGACAGGTTTGTATAACCGCCGTCATTTTTTCAGTGTTATGGAAACGTATTTCGTTGATGCGGTCAATCGGGACGAAGAGTTCGTCCTGGCATTGATCGACATCGATAATTTCAAAGTGATTAATGATACGTACGGGCACGATATAGGGGATGAAGTGATTATCCATGTTGCGGAGATTATCCGTTCAAACGTCCAGTATCAGGATGTTCTCTCCCGTTTTGTAGGAGCGGAATTTTGTCTGGTTCTCAAAAATACGACTCGCGAAAAAGCACTCGAGATTTTGGAGCGGATACGCCAGAGGGTATCGCTGACTCCATATACGATTGAACCGGATCAGGAGATTTTTACTACCGTTTCAATCGGCGCGGCATTGGAACATGACAATTCGATCAACGAGACGATCAATGAAGCGGATTCCCAGCTTCTGCATGCCAAGCACAACGGAAAAAACAGCATCTGTGCGAAATAA
- a CDS encoding NUDIX domain-containing protein → MKTQRVPFGQTSPHKKNAVFLAIYVDAISPWKYFKDDMQHFKCPALIMIDRWDGRMGFPGGTVNEGETLLEALVREIKEEIGITIKPEKVHPIASHENRIVTHFYGLKVLEAEFLHIYYHILNNFSRSILLHAYEEGDNSHFMSEITGIKIVPLLQHENKGINRFIENAFAGATREDLLVLLKEIFGIEI, encoded by the coding sequence ATGAAAACGCAACGCGTTCCTTTCGGACAAACTTCCCCCCATAAAAAAAATGCTGTCTTTCTCGCCATCTATGTCGATGCGATCTCTCCGTGGAAATACTTTAAAGACGACATGCAGCATTTCAAATGTCCGGCACTCATTATGATCGATCGATGGGACGGACGGATGGGGTTTCCGGGAGGAACCGTCAATGAGGGGGAGACTCTCTTAGAGGCACTGGTGCGGGAGATCAAAGAGGAGATCGGGATCACGATTAAACCGGAAAAAGTCCACCCGATCGCCAGCCATGAGAATCGTATCGTCACCCACTTCTACGGTCTAAAAGTCCTCGAAGCGGAGTTTTTGCACATCTACTATCACATCCTCAACAATTTCTCCCGTTCCATCCTCCTGCACGCGTATGAAGAGGGGGATAATTCCCACTTTATGTCGGAGATCACGGGGATAAAAATCGTCCCCCTTCTGCAGCATGAGAATAAAGGGATCAACCGTTTTATCGAAAACGCATTTGCGGGAGCTACCCGCGAAGATTTGTTGGTCTTACTCAAAGAGATCTTCGGTATTGAAATTTAG
- a CDS encoding diguanylate cyclase, which yields MIQKLINLYGASFLALLDHLNEGVIIHRCDTTVLYANKAASNLLGVEINQLIGKNADDRMWRMVDENAEPLKNEDHPVKRLITSNQNIVHQLIGIRQDDGTLKWCDVNGSLVIEEDDEKIVLLFLSDITDQKTAYNEAALFKHLVDIVDTGITITDPSLPDNPLIYVNRAFTEITGYSFEEAVGRNCRFLRDLEPKQSGLPSVYEALNNVQSCEVELRNYTKEGKLFHNLLNITPMFDNHGKLKYFIGVQHDISRQKQHEEKLAEQALYIQSILDAQENIVYVSEHGSIIYANQPFFDFFAVPSLEEFLKHESCICGRFLQNDLSFTPSSLDGKVWIHEILALEKSKRIVAMKSSTQEKRFFSISIKALVSERYIITLNDISQSLLRELFLKNKAYHDPLTGVLNRQYFYDYYDENRRNIVTMGIIMIDLDYFKKINDVYGHSMGDEVLKRSAEAIQNSIRNDDTLIRWGGEEFIVLVNTAKNSQLISVSEHIRRTVSEIVIETIPPVTASIGATLLLEGEPFKTAIERADKALYDAKANGRNRIEITL from the coding sequence ATGATTCAAAAACTAATTAACCTTTATGGCGCTTCCTTTTTAGCGCTCCTTGACCACCTAAATGAGGGTGTCATTATTCATCGGTGTGACACAACTGTTTTATACGCCAATAAAGCCGCTTCCAATCTTTTAGGAGTTGAAATAAATCAACTTATCGGCAAAAATGCAGACGACCGAATGTGGAGAATGGTGGATGAAAACGCTGAACCACTGAAAAACGAAGACCATCCTGTCAAGCGGCTTATCACTTCAAACCAAAACATTGTCCATCAACTTATCGGTATCCGGCAAGATGACGGAACGCTCAAATGGTGTGATGTAAACGGATCGCTTGTTATCGAAGAAGACGATGAAAAAATTGTGTTGCTGTTTTTAAGCGATATAACCGATCAAAAAACGGCCTATAATGAGGCGGCCCTGTTCAAGCATCTTGTCGATATTGTCGATACGGGAATTACCATAACCGATCCGTCCCTTCCCGATAATCCCCTGATCTATGTCAACCGGGCATTCACCGAAATAACAGGCTACAGTTTTGAAGAAGCCGTAGGGCGCAATTGCCGGTTTTTACGGGATTTAGAACCGAAACAGTCGGGACTTCCGTCCGTATACGAAGCATTGAATAACGTCCAATCCTGTGAAGTGGAACTGCGCAACTATACTAAAGAAGGTAAATTATTTCATAACCTTCTTAATATTACCCCCATGTTCGACAATCACGGAAAACTCAAATATTTTATCGGGGTTCAGCACGATATCAGCCGACAAAAACAACACGAAGAGAAACTCGCCGAACAAGCACTGTATATCCAGTCTATCCTTGATGCCCAGGAAAACATCGTGTATGTCTCCGAACACGGCTCTATCATCTATGCCAATCAGCCTTTTTTCGATTTCTTTGCCGTACCCTCGCTGGAAGAATTTTTAAAGCACGAATCATGTATCTGCGGTCGATTTTTACAAAACGATCTCAGTTTCACTCCCTCATCGTTAGACGGAAAAGTATGGATACATGAAATTCTGGCACTGGAGAAATCCAAACGGATCGTCGCGATGAAATCCTCTACGCAGGAAAAACGTTTCTTCAGCATCTCGATCAAAGCACTGGTCAGCGAACGATACATTATTACCTTAAATGATATCAGCCAGTCGCTTCTTCGGGAACTGTTTCTCAAAAACAAAGCGTATCATGATCCCCTTACCGGGGTACTGAATCGCCAATATTTTTACGATTATTACGATGAAAACCGCCGTAATATTGTGACAATGGGAATCATCATGATCGATTTGGATTATTTCAAAAAGATAAATGATGTATACGGGCACAGTATGGGTGACGAAGTGCTTAAACGGAGTGCCGAAGCTATACAAAACTCTATTCGTAATGACGATACGTTGATTAGATGGGGGGGAGAGGAGTTTATCGTACTGGTCAATACCGCCAAAAATTCGCAGCTGATCTCAGTTTCCGAGCATATCCGCCGCACGGTTTCAGAGATTGTTATCGAAACAATCCCCCCAGTTACGGCGAGTATAGGAGCCACTCTCCTCTTAGAAGGAGAGCCGTTTAAAACAGCCATTGAGCGCGCAGACAAAGCGCTCTATGATGCCAAGGCAAACGGGCGAAACCGAATCGAAATCACCCTTTAA
- a CDS encoding aldo/keto reductase family protein: MMKIPPLIYGTAWKKELTADLVETAVLSGFRGIDTACQPKHYHEAGVGEALMRLSKAGIERDELFVQTKFTPLSGQDPQRIPYDPNVALEIQVEQSFALSQHNLKSDYVDSLVLHSPLFPYSNLLKVWRAMESLYHGGKALRIGISNCYDLELLVRLYSDAEVKPAIVQNRFYADSGYDVDLRRWCSEKGIVYQSFWTLTANPHILGSREFFALTQEYNKSEAQILYRYLTQVGVVPLIGSTSKHHMDEDLEIFSFELRPDEIASISALLV, translated from the coding sequence ATGATGAAAATCCCGCCACTTATCTACGGAACGGCATGGAAAAAAGAACTTACGGCCGATTTGGTCGAAACGGCGGTACTCAGCGGATTCCGGGGTATCGATACGGCATGCCAGCCCAAACACTATCATGAGGCCGGGGTAGGCGAAGCGCTGATGCGGTTGTCAAAAGCGGGGATCGAACGCGATGAACTGTTTGTGCAGACCAAGTTCACCCCTCTCTCCGGTCAAGATCCGCAGCGAATACCCTATGATCCCAATGTTGCTTTGGAGATACAGGTGGAACAGTCTTTTGCCCTCTCACAGCATAATCTGAAAAGCGATTACGTCGATTCTCTGGTGCTGCATTCGCCACTTTTTCCCTATTCCAATCTTCTCAAAGTATGGAGGGCGATGGAATCGCTTTATCACGGCGGCAAAGCACTCCGCATCGGTATCAGCAACTGCTATGATCTTGAACTGCTGGTGCGCCTTTACAGCGATGCCGAAGTGAAGCCCGCAATCGTGCAAAACCGCTTTTACGCCGACAGCGGATACGATGTCGATTTGCGGCGGTGGTGCAGTGAAAAAGGGATCGTCTATCAGAGCTTTTGGACGCTTACCGCCAATCCGCATATACTGGGGAGCAGAGAGTTTTTTGCCCTGACGCAGGAATACAATAAGAGCGAAGCGCAGATCCTTTACCGCTACCTCACGCAGGTGGGGGTCGTTCCTTTGATCGGGTCGACTTCGAAACACCATATGGATGAAGATTTAGAAATATTCAGTTTCGAATTACGCCCCGATGAGATCGCGAGTATCAGTGCCCTTTTGGTATAA